One segment of Cutaneotrichosporon cavernicola HIS019 DNA, chromosome: 4 DNA contains the following:
- a CDS encoding uncharacterized protein (HCNGP-like protein) encodes MQALANYADDSPSPPGPSGPGPSSRTQSRAQSPSEDEFEGMSEEDIFRLATRPTGDESEWGLPPEMDPNTADSRLQAKVSQFLRLKQQGQHINTSLMQSSSFANPTIYTKLVRSVLAG; translated from the exons ATGCAAG CACTGGCCAACTATGCCGACGACTCGCCGTCCCCGCCAGGCCCATCAGGCCCAGGCCCATCC AGCCGGACGCAGAGCCGAGCCCAAAGCCCGTCCGAAGACGAGTTTGAGGGTATGAGTGAAGAAGACATATTCCGCCTCGCTACGCGCCCAACAGGCGACGAAAGCGAGTGGGGTCTTCCTCCCGAGATGGATCCCAATACCGCAGATTCAAGGCTACAG GCCAAAGTATCCCAGTTCCTCCGGCTCAAGCAGCAGGGACAGCATATCAACACGTCGCTCATGCAGAGTTCATCGTTCGCCAATCCGACGATTTATACCAAGCTCGTGCGTTCTGTCCTGGCaggctga
- a CDS encoding uncharacterized protein (Pirin) codes for MPVTFKFRPSETRGAANHGWLKSFHTFNFASYYDPSFEDFGCLRVINEDRVDPSQGFPTHSHREANIFSYVISGELAHQDSMKNVEQMGRGDVQMTFGGTGISHSEYNDNKEKPVHFLQIWAYPYERGLKPRYFGRHFTDEEKKDKWAHIVAPLHYPGVVDARDGSGPVPIASDLNFFASLVSPGTTVKHNLVARNRGSGDDKLVYVQLVQTTGYNPRKAPTDGSVAQVKISLGGETVTLAEGDGVFIRGGKVGDELITENVGNKVGEVVLFEMDSN; via the coding sequence ATGCCGGTCACCTTCAAGTTCCGCCCCTCGGAAACCCGCGGCGCCGCCAACCACGGCTGGCTCAAGTCGTTCCACACGTTCAACTTTGCGAGCTACTACGACCCCTCGTTTGAGGATTTTGGCTGCCTCCGTGTCATAAACGAGGACCGCGTCGATCCCAGCCAGGGTTTCCCAACCCATTCACACCGTGAGGCCAACATCTTCTCTTACGTCATCTctggcgagctcgcccacCAGGACAGCATGAAGAACGTCGAGCAGATGGGCCGCGGCGATGTCCAGATGACCTTTGGCGGTACCGGTATTAGCCACTCCGAGTACAACGACAACAAGGAGAAGCCGGTCCACTTTCTCCAGATTTGGGCGTACCCATACGAACGCGGTCTCAAGCCCAGGTACTTTGGCCGCCACTTTACCGACGAGGAAAAGAAGGACAAGTGGGCTCACATCGTCGCTCCGCTCCACTACCCGGGCGTCGTAGACGCGCGTGACGGTTCTGGCCCGGTGCCCATCGCGTCCGACCTCAACTTCTTTGCATCCCTCGTGTCTCCCGGCACGACTGTCAAGCACAACCTCGTTGCGCGCAATCGTGGTTCGGGAgacgacaagctcgtctACGTCCAGCTTGTTCAGACTACCGGCTACAACCCTCGCAAGGCGCCGACGGACGGCTCGGTTGCCCAGGTCAAGATCTCGCTTGGCGGCGAGACCGTCACTCTCGctgagggcgacggcgtctTCATCcgcggcggcaaggtcggTGATGAGCTCATCACTGAGAACGTCGGCAACAAGGTCGGTgaggtcgtcctcttcgAGATGGATTCCAACTAG
- a CDS encoding uncharacterized protein (Mitochondrial carrier protein) — protein MSDEFPLPEPPSRNRNVYAVELVSGSFGGAAQVIVGQPLDTLKTRAQTAPAGKFKNTWDILRQTVRKEGVLALYKGMMSPLMGVAAVNSLLFTAYGTARRIVSPYPDLSIPQVMLAGSMAGAANAILAAPVEMFKIRMQGQYGGAGDKKLSAVVRDMWQQYGFRNGIMRGYWITFIKEMPAYAGFYGCYEVVKRFWGRRYGGVEHVPIWALLTSGACGGVGYWLASYPLDIAKSRIQLADKPPMKGHWMRGGYVVHELKAIVAEGGFKALFRGIGPSLVRAVPAAGSTFVAFEVTRDYITRNGIL, from the exons ATGTCCGACGAGTTTCCCCTCCCCGAGCCACCGAGCCGTAACCGCAACGTGTAcgctgtcgagctcgtctcTGGCTCGTTTGGCGGTGCTGCCCAGGTCATTGTTGGCCAGCCcctcgacacgctcaaAACT CGAGCGCAGACAGCGCCAGCGGGCAAGTTTAAGAATACGTGGGATATCCTCAGGCAGACGGtgcgcaaggagggcgTGTTGGCGCTGTATAAGG GCATGATGTCTCCTCTCATGGGTGTGGCCGCCGTCAACTCGCTCCTCTTCACTGCGTATGGTACCGCCCGCCGTATCGTCTCGCCTTACCCCGACCTCTCGATTCCACAGGTCATGCTTGCTGGATCTATGGCTGGTGCGGCTAATGCCATCCTCGCAGCGCCGGTGGAGATGTTCAAGATCCGCATGCAGGGGCAGTATGGTGGGGCTGGGGACAAGAAACTGAGTGCGGTTGTTCGCGACATGTGGCAGCAGTATGGGTTCCGGAACGGCATTATGCGGGGATACTGG ATCACGTTCATCAAGGAGATGCCGGCGTACGCTGGATTTTACGGGTGCTACGAGGTGGTCAAGCGGTTCTGGGGCCGGCGATACggtggcgtcgagcacgtccCCATCTGGGCTCTGCTCACGTCCGGCGCTTGCGGCGGTGTCGGGTACTGGCTCGCATCGTACCCGCTCGACATTGCTAAGAGCCGTATCCAGCTGGCCGACAAGCCGCCGATGAAGGGTCACTGGATGCGGGGTGGATATGTCGTgcacgagctcaaggcgaTTGTGGCTGAGGGCGGTTT CAAGGCGCTCTTCCGCGGTATCGGGCCAAGTCTCGTGCGCGCGGTCCCCGCCGCCGGTTCGACGTTCGTCGCGTTCGAGGTCACGCGCG actACATTACACGCAATGGCATCCTCTAG
- a CDS encoding uncharacterized protein (Munc13 (mammalian uncoordinated) homology domain), with translation MSTASSSPRRSVRTAKPPTQRDDLDRLGYTYSLRVAALQRRLKAPSVASPKMTLGPAAIIGTLPPGSSFASNGEITPKSPAFSSFRSPDPVDLPLPIRRKKSVLSLRLGKKDELKLPREFLTEFWVVLSAEVGDIGWTLAVRTFLGMLKKGTKTATGANMREITTLYATFTSCLPQAGMGSSPKVAHQRHFLTLLYNSLPTSTHFSNADENDRDLLFRLRAEIQSLLHGPGSPITAMSPTGAEFSPQLVAQGIAAKAGHGLFPTSPVSPTSTINPMTPTSPITSTPSRRANRPASDAGSVRRKPVPMWTGNGEGLDNLVEAAGLIWDISQDALEQDAEELDRFVLEKLYLDQLKRDLSFISRQPGGARRSRHIDLSKELGDLMSGFPELAIPTSPAAFGQQQETFFTPPRPAAVFARLSRRAEALGSRRAIELVDHCRKIWGVEKRDAKERAIEMLVRQWDGAVGTAEEIPLGRKLAGAVADLSAILEPDEDIPHPLEELQNCLFKHLNKAVDDIFPVTKDLAQPLPPSVVTLFQAAPSLLLQSPRAVEMFDALADELRGQAVAEYVTASMELMGDGHSQEIGASTGESGRDAVVEGFERVAAWMEDEIAGVEQTWPRGGPLDPAAIIASKQLPLFLAEMQVLETAVGLADIFVLFDATHRLLQAWERLCPGLSDFDADTFFEPHVYAWLRDTEATETHQWVARTIRMDEWLPEGEGRHSQSVVDLFEFIRNATTVIHKLPLREYKRAIYMVDLARTASAALEQYAGTVSGLFLAEIAPAKAANDAVQSNGKWLSKGKYAYGKLDAKIEAQIDSRRRLHDAFMVSPATLVKLTNLGAAGSFIDDLAHALEAEQTARVLSAGITALPGRQVFSVQVVRGQGLLTRSSKPADAFVAILDGPVRLFKSRTVLGTEDPTWMQAFEVSAATAKPLEVVIFDRQLVGKHERLGDATLMLDPAHFSSEAEREVVLPLTPRGRITLRISNVGRERHDVAYHLNSSLRVLERTANDMQLALIDRMADHLRILLSPNTVATVVKPVKARKLVALSGADIDASLVPVLDYLDENLATINATCAPAMRETLILALWERLVDILLGLLIPPLSDRPASSGLSPIEADVVFKWLQALKAFFAAGIPAATLQAGVYRDMLLVGQARDLPTPALRERAATAVRASSGGAPIRHIPTAVAMGGRARTDADNARVAELLLRILRMRVLDDDFLPSQLAALTRARAC, from the exons ATGTCGACCGCAAGCAGCTCTCCTCGCAGGTCTGTTCGCACTGCTAAACCACCCACCCAACGTGACGACCTGGACCGCCTTGGATACACCTACTCGCTACGCGTAGC CGCTCTgcagcgccgcctcaaGGCGCCGTCAGTCGCGTCGCCAAAGATGACTCTCGGCCCTGCCGCCATCATTGGCACCCTTCCCCCAGGATCCAGCTTTGCGAGCAACGGCGAGATCACACCAAAGAGCCCAGCCTTCAGCTCGTTTCGCTCCCCAGACCCCGTCGACCTTCCTCTTCCAATACGCCGGAAGAAGAGTGttctctccctccgccTGGGGAAGAAagacgagctcaagctcccACGAGAGTTCCTCACCGAGTTCTGGGTCGTACTCTCGGCTGAGGTAGGCGACATAGGATGGACGCTTGCCGTGCGGACCTTCCTGGGCATGCTCAAGAAGGGCACCAAGACCGCTACAGGCGCCAACATGCGCGAAATCACCACCCTATATGCCA CCTTCACATCATGCCTCCCGCAGGCGGGGATGGGCTCATCACCTAAAGTTGCTCATCAGAGGCACTTCCTCACGCTCCTGTACAACTCGCTGCCGACTAGCACCCACTTCTccaacgccgacgagaaTGATCGAGACCTTCTCTTCCGACTCCGTGCAGAGATTCAGTCCCTGCTTCACGGGCCAGGATCACCCATAACCGCCATGAGCCCCACAGGTGCAGAATTCTCCCCGCAGCTCGTAGCACAAGGTAtcgccgccaaggctggcCATGGTCTGTTCCCCACGAGTCCTGTGAGCCCGACATCCACCATTAACCCCATGACACCCACGAGCCCGATCACGTCGACCCCATCACGCCGCGCCAACCGGCCAGCGAGCGACGCAGGGAGCGTTCGCCGGAAACCAGTCCCGATGTGGACAGGAAACGGCGAAGGGCTGGACAACTtggtcgaggcggccggcTTGATCTGGGACATCTCGCAGGACGCGCTGGAGcaggatgccgaggagcttgacCGCTTCGTGCTCGAGAAGCTCTACCTGGACCAGCTGAAGCGTGATCTGAGCTTCATCTCACGGCAACCCGGGGGCGCTCGACGATCACGACACATCGACCTGTCCAAGGAGCTGGGTGACTTGATGTCTGGTTTCCCTGAACTCGCGATACCCACGTCACCAGCCGCATTTGGGCAACAGCAGGAGACCTTCTTCACGCCTCCCAGGCCGGCAGCCGTGTTCGCTCGCCTCtcacgccgcgccgaggcaTTAGGGAGCCGGAGAGCGatcgagcttgtcgaccACTGCCGCAAGATCTGGGGTgtcgagaagcgcgacgccaaggagcgGGCCATCGAGATGCTCGTACGGCAGTGGGACGGTGCGGTCGGGACCGCTGAGGAGATTCCACTGGGGCGAAAGCTTGCGGGTGCCGTCGCAGACCTCTCTGCAATCCTCGAGCCAGATGAGGACATCCCCCACCCACTGGAAGAGCTGCAGAACTGCCTCTTCAAGCACCTCAACAAAGCTGTAGATGACATCTTCCCCGTCACCAAGGACCTGGCCCAGCCTTTACCGCCTTCCGTCGTTACGCTCTTCCAAGCGGCACCAAGTTTGCTCCTGCAGTCGCCACGTGCAGTGGAGATGTTTGACGCCCTTGCAGATGAGCTCCGCGGCCAAGCGGTCGCAGAGTACGTCACAGCGTCCATGGAACTCATGGGCGACGGGCACAGCCAGGAGATCGGTGCGAGCACTGGTGAGAGCGGCCGGGATGCCGTGGTGGAGGGCTTTGAGCGTGTGGCGGCATGgatggaggacgagattgCCGGCGTTGAGCAGACTTGGCCTCGGGGCGGGCCCTTGGATCCTGCCGCAATCATCGCGAGCAAGCAGCTCccgctcttcctcgccgagatgCAAGTGCTCGAGACCGCGGTGGGTTTAGCGGACATCTTTGTACTGTTCGACGCGACGCACCGTCTCCTGCAGGCGTGGGAGCGGCTCTGCCCTGGCTTGAGCGACTTTGACGCGGACACGTTCTTCGAGCCGCACGTCTATGCGTGGTTGCGCGACACTGAGGCAACCGAGACGCACCAGTGGGTCGCGCGGACAATACGCATGGACGAGTGGCTCCCAGAGGGCGAAGGACGGCACTCGCagagcgtcgtcgacctcttCGAGTTTATCCGCAATGCGACGACGGTCATTCATAAATTGCCACTCCGAGAGTACAAGCGCGCAATATATATGGTCGACTTGGCCcggacggcgtcggccgccctcgagcaATATGCTGGCACGGTCTCTGGTCTGTTCTTGGCCGAGATCGCACCTGCAAAGGCCGCCAATGATGCGGTACAGTCCAACGGCAAGTGGCTCTCGAAAGGTAAGTATGCGTacggcaagctcgacgccaagatCGAAGCCCAGATCgacagccgccgccgcctccacgACGCCTTCATGGTGTCACCTGCCAcgctcgtcaagctcacAAACCTGGGCGCGGCGGGAAGCTtcatcgacgacctcgcgcacgcgctcgaggctgaGCAAACAGCGCGCGTGCTGAGCGCCGGTATAACTGCGCTGCCGGGGAGGCAAGTGTTCTCAGTGCAGGTCGTGCGCGGGCAGGGGCTCCTGACTCGCTCATCCAAGCCTGCGGACGCGTTCGTTGCGATCCTCGACGGGCCTGTTCGACTCTTCAAGAGCAGGACAGTGCTCGGCACCGAAGACCCGACGTGGATGCAGGCGTTTGAGGTGTCGGCTGCCACTGCCAAGCCCCTCGAGGTGGTAATCTTCGACCGCCAATTAGTGGGCAAGCatgagcgcctcggcgacgcgacATTAATGCTCGACCCAGCCCACTTCTCTTCTGAagcggagcgcgaggtcgtgctCCCCCTCACGCCACGCGGCCGCATTACGTTGCGCATCTCCAATGTCGGCCGCGAGAGGCACGACGTCGCCTACCACCTCAATTCATCGCTGCGTGTTCTGGAGCGCACCGCGAACGATATGCAGCTGGCTCTCATCGACAGGATGGCGGATCATCTCCGCATCCTCCTTAGCCCCAACACCGTCGCGACCGTAGTCAAGCCCGTCAAGGCGCGCAAGCTTGTCGCGCTGTCCGGCGCTGACATCGATGCTTCACTCGTCCCCGTTTTGGACTACCTCGACGAGAACCTCGCGACCATCAACGCGACCTGCGCGCCAGCAATGCGCGAGacgctcatcctcgcacTGTGggagcgcctcgtcgatattctcctcggcctcctcatcccGCCGCTCTCAGACCGTCCAGCCTCATCTGGCCTCTCTCccatcgaggccgacgtcgtcttcAAGTGGCTACAGGCCCTCAAGGCGTTCTTCGCTGCCGGCATTCCAGCCGCCACCCTGCAGGCCGGGGTGTACCGCGACATGCTCCTAGTCGGCcaggcgcgcgacctccCGACGCCCGCGCTGCGGGAGCGTGCCGCCACAGCCGTGCGCGCCAGCTCTGGGGGCGCACCCATCCGCCACATCCCTACGGCCGTGGCCATGGGTGGAAGGGCGCGCACGGACGCGGACAACGCCCGcgttgccgagctcctcctccgcatccTGCGGATGCgtgtgctcgacgacgacttccTCCCCTCGCAACTTGCCGCGCTCACCCGTGCGCGTGCTTGCTAA
- a CDS encoding uncharacterized protein (Belongs to the aldehyde dehydrogenase family) yields MSPFLLCRRHAFLRLPRQSHALSTLSLTARVDVPTLGEIDIPTGLHINGQWIAGRGEAFSTVNPATGDKLVDVAHASAEDVDDAVKAARHAFKTTWGMNVAATERARLINRLADLLERDAHRIAAVESLNGGKGIRIAREADVADSVACLRYYAGMADKIHGQTTDAFGGDKLALTLHQPIGVCGQIIPWNYPLQMWAWKVAPALAAGCTVVMKPSELTPLTALMMNALASEAELPAGVLNTVPGLGKSTGDAIARHMDIDKVAFTGSVPTGKRISIAAAESNLKKVTLELGGKSPMLVFASADTDEAAQWTANGIWYNSGQDCCASSRIYVQANVFDRYVNQLRKRALTVAIGAPSDERTSFGPLISEGQRDKVLGYITSAKEEGARLVSGGRAWPRSKGFYVEPTILANSANKDLRAAREEIFGPVVVVTPFRDEEHALELANDSPYGLAAAVFTSDTRQAIRVARGLDAGSVWINQYGAVHNNVPFGGFKQSGIGRELGTYGLEGYLQVKAVHLNLGVEASWPI; encoded by the exons ATGTCCCCATTCCTCCTGTGCCGCCGGCACGCCTTTCTGCGCCTTCCCCGACAGAGCCATGCACTCTCGACTTTGAgcttgacggcgagggTTGACGTGCCGACCCTCGGCGAGATTGACATCCCAACGGGCCTCCACAT CAATGGACAGTGGATTGCAGGGCGTGGAGAGGCATTCTCCACCGTCAACCCCGCGACTGgggacaagctcgtcgatgtTGCCCATGCCTCCGCTGAAGATGTCGATGACGCTGTCAAGGCCGCTAGGCATGCGTTCAAGACGACGTGGGGCATGAACGTTGCTGCGACGGAGCGCGCGAGGT TGATCAATCGCCTCGCGGACCTGCTTGAGCGTGACGCCCACCGCATCGCAGCTGTCGAAAG tctCAATGGTGGCAAGGGCATTCGCATCGCTCG TGaagccgacgtcgccgactcGGTTGCCTGCCTGCGCTACTACGCCGGCATGGCGGACAAGATCCACGGCCAGACAACCGACGCCTTTGGTGGTGACAAGCTCGCTCTGACGCTGCACCAGCCCATTGGCGTCTGCGGACAGATCATCCCCTGGAACTACCCTCTTCAGATGTGGGCGTGGAAGGTCGCCCCGGCCCTCGCGGCCGGCTGCACGGTTGTGATGAAGCCGTCTGAGCTGACCCCACTCACGGCGCTCATGATGAACGCGCTTGCttccgaggccgagctgccgGCGGGCGTGCTCAACACCGTTCCTGGGTTGGGTAAGAGTACCGGCGATGCGATCGCGCGCCACATGGACATTGACAAGGTCGCGTTCACGGGCTCGGTGCCTACCGGAAAGCGGATCAGCATCGCAGCCGCTGAGAGTAACCTCAAGAAGGTCacgcttgagcttggcggcaaGAGCCCCATGCTGGTGTTTGCGAGTGCCGACACAGACGAAGCGGCACAGTGGACCGCCAACGGCATTTGGTACAACTCGGGACAGGACTGctgcgcgtcctcgcgc atcTACGTGCAGGCGAACGTGTTCGACCGCTACGTTAACCAGCTGCGCAAGCGTGCGCTGACTGTTGCGATCGGCGCACCCTCGGACGAACGCACGAGCTTCGGTCCTTTG ATCTCCGAGGGCCAGCGCGACAAGGTCCTTGGCTACATCACCTCCgcgaaggaggagggtgcgCGCCTGGTTTCCGGCGGCCGCGCCTGGCCCCGCAGCAAGGGCTTCTACGTCGAGCCGACGATCCTCGCCAACAGTGCGAACAAGGAcctgcgcgcggcgagggaggAGATCTTCGGTCCAgtggtcgtcgtcacccCCTTCCgggacgaggagcatgcgctcgagctcgccaatGACAGCCCTTACGGcctggcggcggccgtgTTCACCAGTGACACGCGGCAGGCTatccgcgtcgcgcgcggcctcgatgCCGGGTCCGTGTGGATTAACCAGTATGGCGCAGTGCATAATAATGTGCCGTTTGGGGGGTTCAAGCAGAGTGGCATTgggcgcgagctcggcacgTATGGCCTCGAGG gctATCTGCAGGTTAAGGCTGTCCACCTCAACTTGGGGGTCGAGGCGTCTTGGCCGATCTAG
- a CDS encoding uncharacterized protein (Fungal specific transcription factor domain), translating into MGTLPPTRKRSSRACDGCKQRRMKCEDIMPSSTTNEPTCKLCRESGVDCTFETPVRKRGPAPGFRRPAGSPRGKGGSDDEGEGSADGGDRAPNGSGGEASSRKPAERHIAPPGRRRRAPLLGLPPALVDELLAVYFTHVHNVWPLIYKPMFNPHATSAPLLLAMLSIAACVTLPSGKDGLDSDKLFAMAESALHHDRTESRIDILQALMVLSLRQTGCGNKRSAFAYGGRASIMALNLGLHLAPSGPTDAGDLELRSRVYWNVYVLDKILAEETGRPFLLPYRRSSTAMPSTDEADEYEPWPPQTASSAPLPRSVRHVPPRRGHVMSFFVWTCRLGMLVEDILDLEVIGPPISHKWDDDYVTSLQEQHDVVQRAERIGKSLDEWRRLLPKHLDIDLSGQTQPLPHCVVGMAWYHCVKILLYSRFIKQRNPLNAHVDGAALAERAHRTCSESAEACVDLLAHLDRHKLLAQVSADVIHMLSIVTLFEAFDATDPDEALAHRAKVNFAQCCIWLRDFSASWPAASMHKVFFEGLIQGGLRISSGDLPPDSPEAAFSPATPSMPEELRVMGRNLATGRSASSVAGATPRTMTTPGSTGPGPSTLPDPGPAPAPGPSLFQLPQFYWNHLTTVPMEGGQGEPEQRADLDFEFDMHSQSAQGHTPEMLPPMPYPHDGVRGMHPSASDNLRNLDMRYPPAHPHANGSEPAFIPPSAAWAGAPVIGPHSGPQDQAAIYAALMSYMVEAAKTS; encoded by the exons ATGGGCACCCTGCCACCTACGCGCAAGCGatcctcgcgcgcctgcgAC GGATGCAAGCAGCGCCGCATGAAATGCGAGGACATTatgccgtcctcgaccaccaACGAACCCACTTGCAAGCTGTGTCGCGAGTCGGGCGTCGACTGTACATTCGAAACACCTGTACGCAAGCG TGGACCTGCTCCAGGGTTTCGGCGGCCTGCGGGTAGTCCACGTGGCAAGGGTGGcagcgacgatgagggcgaAGGGAGTGCCGACGGCGGCGATCGTGCGCCCAACGGCAGTGGCGGGGAGGCAAGTTCACGTAAGCCCGCCGAGCGCCATATTGCGCCACcaggccggcggcggcgcgcaccCCTCCTCGGCTTGCCACCGGCCCTTGTTGACGAACTCCTCGCGGTGTACTTTACTCACGTGCACAATGTGTGGCCGCTGATATACAAGCCCATGTTTAACCCGcacgcgacgagcgcgccgctctTGCTCGCAATGCTGAGCATCGCGGCGTGTGTGACCCTTCCATCGGGCAAGGATGGGCTGGACAGTGACAAACTGTTCGCGATGGCCGAGAGTGCCCTGCACCATGACCGCACAGAGAGTCGCATCGACATCCTCCAGGCGCTCATGGTCTTGTCTCTCCGCCAGACGGGTTGCGGGAACAAGCGCAGTGCTTTCGCATACGGAGGGCGCGCGAGTATCATGGCACTCAACCTCGGACTGCACCTGGCTCCGTCCGGACCGACGGACGCaggcgacctcgagctccgcTCGCGCGTGTACTGGAACGTGTATGTGCTGGATAAGATCCTCGCAGAGGAGACCGGGCGCCCATTTCTGCTGCCGTACCGCCGCTCGTCAACGGCCATGCCCAGTaccgacgaggcggacgagtATGAGCCGTGGCCACCACAAAcggcgagcagcgcgcCGTTGCCGCGCAGTGTGCGCCATGTTCCTCCGCGTCGTGGACACGTCATGAGTTTCTTCGTTTGGACATGCCGGCTCGGcatgctcgtcgaggacatcCTCGATCTTGAGGTCATCGGCCCGCCCATCAGCCATAAATGGGACGATGACTATGTCACCAGCCTTCAAGAACAACACGACGTGGTGCAGCGCGCCGAGAGGATTGGCAAGAGCCTCGACGAGTGGCGCCGCCTCTTACCCAAACACCTCGACATTGATTTGTCGGGCCAGACGCAGCCACTGCCACATTGCGTTGTCGGCATGGCGTGGTACCACTGTGTGAAAATCCTGCTCTACAGCCGCTTCATCAAGCAGCGCAACCCGCTAAACGCGCACGTAGACGGGGCAGCCCTCGCAGAGCGCGCGCACCGGACCTGCTCCGAGTCGGCCGAGGCCTGTGtggacctcctcgcccacctTGACCGGCACAAATTGCTTGCGCAGGTCAGCGCTGACGTGATCCACATGCTCAGCATTGTCACGCTATTTGAGG cttTCGACGCGACTGAtcccgacgaggcgctggcgcacCGCGCAAAGGTCAACTTTGCGCAGTGTTGCATATGGCTGCGCGACTTTTCGGCATCCTGGCCCGCAGCCTCGATGCACAAGGTCTTCTTCGAGGGCCTAATCCAGGGCGGGCTGCGCATCTCGTCTGGCGACCTTCCCCCCGACTCACCCGAGGCCGCCTTCTCCCCCGCGACGCCCAGCATGcccgaggagctgcgcgtGATGGGCCGCAACCTCGCGACGGGCCGTTCAGCATCCAGCGTAGCGGGCGCGACGCCACGAACGATGACGACGCCTGGCTCGACAGGTCCTGGCCCCAGCACGCTCCCCGATCCCGggccggcgccggcgccgggCCCCAGCCTCTTCCAGCTTCCCCAGTTCTACTGGAACCACTTGACGACCGTGCCGATGGAAGGCGGCCAGGGCGAGCCGGAACAGCGGGCCGACTTGGACTTTGAATTCGACATGCACAGCCAGAGCGCGCAGGGACATACACCGGAGATGCTTCCACCAATGCCATACCCCCATGACGGCGTTCGCGGCATGCACCCTAGCGCAAGCGATAACCTACGTAACCTGGACATGCGGTACCCCCCAGCGCACCCACATGCCAACGGTAGCGAGCCGGCGTTCATACCTCCGTCAGCGGCGTGGGCTGGCGCGCCCGTCATCGGTCCGCATTCTGGCCCTCAGGACCAGGCAGCGATCTACGCGGCGCTCATGAGCTACATGGTTgaggcggccaagacgAGCTAG